The genomic window gatttttttggcGAATATGTATATATGGAGTTTGAGTTAGAGTTGccagaggtccagggggcccacaagcctggagggcgcgccccctgagcttgtggctcctgggtggccccccCTCTGCTATATTCTTCCGCTGGTATTTTTTAATATATTTCATAAAagttctccataaattttcaggtcaatatGAGAAcattgatttctgcacaaaaacaacatcatggcaattctgctgaaaacaacttcAGCCAGGGCtagttcattcaaatcatgcaaattagagtccagaaCAGTAGCAAAAGCGTTTGGATAAGTAGATAGGATGGAGACTTATCAGGCACCAGCGACTAGAATGACCGGCTCAGCGCGGCCATGGCTGAACCCTCGAATCATCAGGGCCTGCTGCGTGGCCTTGGCAACGAGGGTTCATTCTCCGAGATTGTGCCTCCTGTCGTGCAGTGCACGGCTTGTACCTTCCTCCGACTAGCCCTCTTCGTTGATTGTATCGCCCGCTGCTTCGGCGTCTGCTCCTTCTTAGGCTGCTTCTTGTGGGTGAAGCGGGGCTTGCCGGCCACGCCGTCGACCGTGGACAACGCGGGCGGGGGGTTTGGCGCGTCGGCCATGGTGAGAGGGCGAGAGGGTTTTGAGAGAGAATGGAGGAAATGGGGTGGATGTGTTACTGTGTGGCGGGGGCAAGTGGAGGACAAGGGCGAACATCGCGCACGTCCGCGCCGACAGAAACCCGACCATATTTGAACCGAAAATGGGTTGCGGGTGGATAAAAAATGGACGCACGTCCGTTTATGCCGACGCGTTGGACCGCGCTTTATGTCTGATTCGATCCAAAACAGACGCATGCTGGCAGAATGGGTCGCGCGATTGGAGTTGCCCTAGCTACGCGTCTCGCAATTCATACACATTATGGAGTCTGCAAGTATAACCACTCTACCAGAGTTTGCCCTAAAAATTCGTCCCCACGGCCAAACGTTGCTGCCTGCTTTGGCTCGCTCCTCGGGTGCGAAAGCCGTGTGTGCCGATCACGACGACGATGCACAACCGCCTGCCTCCTCACGTCCCCCGTCCGCTGCCTATGCGGTATTGGTATGGTCGTACCACCGTACCGTCCATGTGGCGATCCCATCAAACTCGTATCATCCGTTCGTTCAAAACCAAATCGGCGCTCTCTAGTTAATTCGCACACTCATCTGGGAGACCCACCGGCCAGCGACCATATGCCAGGAGATGCACTCCCCGTAAACGTGGCACAGCATAACGCAAATGTAAGTGACTGCCATGTGGGGCTCGAATGACCAAGCTGTAGCAAATTTCTTTCTCAATTTAGTTTGCGGTGACGTCTGTTAGCGACGAGAGCTTGAAGGGCAAGAGAGGAGGCCGCACGGATCTCCCCGGCCTTCGTAGACAAGAAACCCACCGCGAATTCTCCGCAAATCACCACACTGCCACGACCCGACGCGGGGGCAGTTTGGGTAGCCAAATGCGGTGGCAGAACGGTGGATAGGCAGCCCTACCCGAGGGCAAAAGGGGAACGCCGCGAAAGATAAAGCCTCTATTTGGACCCCCGGCTCTGCTCCCATCGCCATTGctgctctctcttcttcctcctcccaccctgCCTCATCGGCTCCTCTTCTTCTCACAAATTTTCCTCGAAATTTCGTGGCCGCCTCCTGTTCGTTCCTGTAGACGAACGGGAGAGTGATTGCTCAGCGGCAGGAGGAAGGAGCCTGCCTCGACCGGTTGGCCGGAGGCCAATTTTGATGCGTGGCCTCCTCGAGGTCCACGCGATTGGCAGGGACGCCGCGTCGACGAGCTCATCGAAACTGAAGGCCGTTCCCGCATTGGACATGATGAGGTAGCCGGCAGATCTCCGGGttctctctcctctccctcttcttcgTGCTCTTCTTCCTTCCTTCCATCCGTGTCTGTTTCTGTTTGTGTTCAGATCGACGCGTGCGCTGTTTCCATCTTGCGTGCGTTTGATTTTTGGTTTCGGCTTCTGTTTTCCTTTGGTTGGTGATGGATTTCATCTGTTCGCCTGTCCTCGGCCGCAACTGGCCGGCCTTGTAAATTTCTCACCTTTCATGCGTTTACTTTGTTGTAATCTGGCCGCCGTCGTCTAACTTTCTAGATTTTCCCTTCTTCTTCGGTTTGGTTGATCTGTGCTTCGGTGTTGCGATTCTGACTATGCCAATTTACACGGTTGCGTTTGGCTCCTGATGATTCGGCCTTCTTAATCTCTGTATATGTATTTCGCAGTCTTCTGCTTGTGCTCTGAATACTTCCTGGTCGTCTTTTCCGTTCGTTTCCGATGCTCTTGTCCGGCTGTTTGGTCCGGATGACGAGCATCCTGCCGTTTCTTCTTCGCTGCATCTAAGGCTCTCTTCGTGTGAAGATTGGAGTTCCATGGTTCACGTCCGAAGTGTTTTCGTGTTCTTTGCGTTTACCATCCCGGTTCTGCCGGCCGTTGAATTTTGCGGTCGTTTTGTGATCGATCCGGTGTGTTCTTCTTCTCATTTCATCGACCACTCCAAGGCGGCCGGTTTGCTACTTGCATTTTGTAGCAGATCCCTTTGTCCGGTCAAATCGCTAATCTGTGTCGCTGCAGGTACCAAAGGCTCAGCCCGGACTGCCTCCCGCTCGCCaacggtggcggcagcggcggcgttgCACGCAAGCCGGCCTCGAGATCCTTTAGAGACGACGAAGGaccggccgccgccaccgacggTTCCCGACTGGCCTCGTACCTCGCCGCCTCCCAGGCGGACTCCAAGCCGCCGGTGCGGGCGCGCGCACCGCAGCCGCCGGCCGCGCGGAGCCCGGCGCGGGACCACGGCCAGCACCACCCATCCGACTCCTCCGACACGGCTTCCCCAAGCTCCACCGGCGCGGGCTCCGGCCCGGTCGGCGGCGACGTGCTGCTACAGTGGGGACACAACAAGCGGTCCCGCTGCCGGCGCGACTCCTCCGcggcgtcctcgtcggcgtcgccgTCCTCGCAGCGTCGGCAGACCCTCGGCAACGGCAAGATCCAGCGGCGCgcgtcggcgccggcgccggcggagaaGTTGATGCCCCCTCCTCCGGCCACGATCACGCGGGGGTCCAACCTGAGGTCCTCGTCGTCCTTCCCACCCCGCGTCGCCGGAGGAGACGCCAACCACCAGCTTCCCCACCACGGCAGGTACGGCCTCGCGTCCCCGTCTCGTCTCGTCTCGTGTATCCTGGGTGAGACCCCGCTCCTCCCCTATTTCTCGCCGGTTTTACCCGGCGACCGCGGCCCTTTTTCCGTTTCCGCTTCTGCCCCCGAGGAAAGCTACCGGGCCGCTCGGCCATCTTCCCTTGTTCTTGTTGGAGTCGTGGGATCGTGGGCGTTATTTATTCGCTTGGTGTTTTCGGCGTTCGGGTTTGGGCCTCTTTTGGTTTTGGTGAGCTGTGCCGCCCGCCCACCCGTCTTTTAGCACCGCAACAGGTGCTGGAGTTGGATGAAAGAATCCTTTCTTTTCCTCCAATTTGAAGCAAGTAGGTTTTTCAAATTTCCACAAATATTTTACATACGTACGTACCGCCTTGATGGCTCGATGATCTGGATCGCTCCATCTCTTCCTAATTTCGTGCCATTTATTTACGTTTTCAAAAGCGATTTTATTATTGTGGAAAGTTTCGTGTCTGGATCTGGACGGGTGCGTGGTAACTTTACCGTCCCTGTCCCTTGACCAATCCGTGGACACAAGAGGTGACATAGGGGGCAGCAGCGCCCGTATTTGTCACACATTGCGTGATGCATGGGGGACCCAACTAGAttgccatatctgctcaaattccTTTTACTCCAGGGCCAATTTCAGCTTCCGTGGATTGTTCGGCCGATCTAGCCACTAGTAGTAGATTTCAGCTTCCGTGTAAGCGCGATGATGCTATGAATCTCGCGACATCAAGGGAAAGGGAGTAGCACCGGTAGGGCAGATGGTCATCTCTTCTTCTTATAAATATGTGTGCACATCTCTCAACTCCACGATCTGCTTTTCTTTTCTGTATGGATGGATGGGCATCAACAGTAGTAGTTGTAGCACCCCCGCAAGGAAAAAAAAAGCTAGTTCTGGTAGTAGCAGCTTTGCTAGGTTTTGCATATATTTGTATGCATCTCGTTGTGGCAAGAGTCTCCCTCTGGTACTAGTACCACCGATCCACCACCCTACCCACCCTTCTTCCCCTTTACCCCTCAGCAGCCTCCCAACCACCGCCGCATCATCACCAGCAGCACCACGCCACCCCGATCCCATGATTGACGCCATGTTTTCTTCCTTTGGTTGCGCGATCAGGTCCGTTGAGGAGCGATCGGGCGGCGTGCACAAGCGGTCGTCGCCCGACAAGGCGCCGCACCACAAGCCCCCCGCCGCGGAGCATCACATGGATTCCAAGAacgcccaccaccaccaccaccaccacagcaACAACCACGACTCGCAGCTGGTGGCCGCCGACAACGGCACGGGCGCCGGCGAGAAGCTGGGCGGGGAGCGGTTGGAGCTTCCCCGGATCTACATCTCGCTGTCCCGCAAGGAGAAGGAGGACGACTTCCTGGTGATGAAGGGCACCAAGCTGCCCCAGAGGCCCAAGAAGCGGGCCAAGAACGTGGACAAGTCGCTCCAAGTATGCATCCATCTACTATCTTATTGTGCTCCTGTAAAAACTGAATCCGATCGGATCTAGCAGTAGCGTTTCTGAAGAGTATCCATGATAACTAACCTGTGTCTTGCTGCAGTTCGTGTTTCCAGGGATGTGGCTCTCGGATTTGACCAAAGGCCGGTATGAGGTGCGAGAGAAGAAATGTGCCAAGAAGGTATAGCAAACAATCAATCAATTCCTAGTTTTCCTTTTCGTTTTCTTTTCTGCTGCAAAGAAAATATATTCTTTTGAGATGGAAAAAAGAAtaagaataaagaaaaattactACTAGTGGTGATTCAGGTAGGTTGATTGGTTCAGGGCATGTGATTGATGGGCTGCAATGTTAATTAATTAGAGCCTTAAAGCGGGGTTAATTagttgccccttttcttttcttttgggagGATGGTCACGTGGGACCCATGATGACCCGTGATGCGTCTTCGTGTCCTCATTCATGACGGTGCCGAGTTATTTGGCCCCGCTTTATTGCTGTGGACGTGAGGATGCAACCGtgctaggcgatctccttgccctaacCTCAAGAATCTCCTAGGGTTAAGTAGATTGATCCATCTCTAAAAAAGGTTAAGTAGATTCATCAGCCTGCAAACTGCACTATCATGTGTGGTTTTCCCAAATTAAAAGAGCCAAACCCGGCGGACAACTCaactggtacgtactactagtagtagcCACAAAAGAAAATTTCCAAGGTCTCTTTGGGAAATGAGGTCCACCTGTCAGCCTCAACTCGCCGTTGGCACTTGTGCCCTTGCAAATGGGCCGATCCAGCGGAAGGGGCCCATGTCGAGACATGTATCTGTCGCTTGCTAGGACCACATGATGGCCCGCCCGGATAGAGCTTGGAATCATAACCATGAAAAAGAGAATAAAACTGAAAGAAGAAGATTTGAAAAGTTTTCACCTTCTATCTGTTGGAATTAGCATCACTGCAAGTTTAATCTCTGCGTTAATGGTAGCACGAGGCACCAACTCCAAATCTCCGAATCTTGTACTAGTAGTTATCTGGAGAAAGGAATCTTGTAACATGAACTCCAGTGTTTAGTCCCGAAAGACTGCATGGTTAAGTCGTGCTTGTGGTGTTAGATACTCTAGCTTATTATTTAAGCACCTATCAGAAGTGACAGTAGTAGTGCTTGTCTTTGTTTCTACAGTGTCTCCCATCAGGTTATCGCTTCGAGCTCGGCACTAACATAAACCTCTGTCTCGTGATCTGGAATGCAGAGGCGAAGAGGGCTGAAGGGGATGGAGAGCATGGACAGCGACTCGGAGTGAAGAGCGCAGAGGAGAGGAGACGGACAAGCAAAGAAGATGGGGATGTCATGTGTGGTGGCCGGGAGCGAGGGGTGTTATGTTAGGAGAAGAAACAAAACCGGTAGAGAGAGCTTAGCCGAAAGGAATGGACGCGACATTTGTAAATGGAGACGGAGGCGGCATAGCCGCAGGCAAGAGTTCGCGTGCGTGCTCGCCTTGCAgacaaatgatgatgatgatgatgcctccCCCAGGCTGTTTTTCCTTTTGCGGGGGCTTGGTTCGAAAATCTCGTTTTGAGCTCGAGTGTTTGCGTTTCCTCGGTCTTGTAATTAGTTCCCGCGATGGAGTGGGCTTTGCTTCAAACGACATGGGCCTGGCCCTGATGCACGGCACGCCAACCAAATGCTATGGAACTGGGCCCTCCATGATAAAACAATAAAAGGAAAAACAAGAGGCATCACGAAGACACTGGCTGGGCAACTGGTCCTCCGTTTTGTATTGCATTTCGTTTCCTTGTGTCTTCGCGAACGTCATTACTGTACTGCCGTAGTGGTGTACGCAGGTGGGGGCACTGGTCATAATGCATACGCTACCCGTGGCAGGTTGCGGGTTTGCCGTGAAACGAGGAGCAACTGGTTTTTACCGGCTACCCCAACCCAGGCGCTCTTGATGTGGCTCTGCGACCGTGCATAGTCTCTCCGCCTTCACTTTTTTTTTAATCAACCATATATTTCATTAGACAATCTGTTCACAGAGATTACACGTATGGTCAGGTCACCATACATACGAGACACAAATGCTTGTCAAGCAACTTTGCACAAAGAACTACACAAGAGGTAAAACTACTATTCCACCTTTGCAGAAACTCGTGCCTCGATGAAACATAGTCCACAAATGTCCTTCGCCGCCACCATGGCAACACTGGATAAAGATGAGAACAGCCGCCGTACCAAGATATATGAGAGCACCACCACATACAAAGATGCATTTTGAGCCGATGAAGCGGGTCGCTGCAAGCGACGAGATCGAGTCTTTGTGGCACGTAGGCCGGGGATCTTCCCCGTGGTCACCAGATCTCGACGCCTTCAACTTCATCCTATGTAGTCGAAGAAGAGGAACGTCGCCGTCTGCCGTCATCCATGCACCCAACTGCAAGACAGTAAACACAACTACAGTAGCCGACACAACCGCCACCCGCGAGAGTGTCGTCGGCGAACTACCAGACACGAACCTCGCCGGGTCCAAAGATCGTCTCTCCGCCTTCACTTGTGGTTGTGGGCACTGCAACGCAGCCTCTTGCACGATGCTCAAATAAACAAGTATCAAGACGCACTTGCACGCCAAGTTCTATCATACTCCCTcaattccacaatgtagtgcgcccACGCTTCCCGAGATCTAAATTTGAtcgtaaatttaaccaacaagaccgactgcggcgggagcaaaaattataccactgaATTTGGAAGCGCGGGCGcattacattgtggaatggagggagtactgtatATAGGCAAGTGTCGCCCAATCGGTGCATTTGAACTTAACTGACAAGATGCTACACCTGCAAGTCTAGTACAGAAACGCAGGTGAT from Triticum aestivum cultivar Chinese Spring chromosome 3B, IWGSC CS RefSeq v2.1, whole genome shotgun sequence includes these protein-coding regions:
- the LOC123070563 gene encoding homeobox protein OTX1 isoform X2, with product MRGLLEVHAIGRDAASTSSSKLKAVPALDMMRYQRLSPDCLPLANGGGSGGVARKPASRSFRDDEGPAAATDGSRLASYLAASQADSKPPVRARAPQPPAARSPARDHGQHHPSDSSDTASPSSTGAGSGPVGGDVLLQWGHNKRSRCRRDSSAASSSASPSSQRRQTLGNGKIQRRASAPAPAEKLMPPPPATITRGSNLRSSSSFPPRVAGGDANHQLPHHGRSVEERSGGVHKRSSPDKAPHHKPPAAEHHMDSKNAHHHHHHHSNNHDSQLVAADNGTGAGEKLGGERLELPRIYISLSRKEKEDDFLVMKGTKLPQRPKKRAKNVDKSLQFVFPGMWLSDLTKGRYEVREKKCAKKRRRGLKGMESMDSDSE
- the LOC123070563 gene encoding uncharacterized protein isoform X1 is translated as MRGLLEVHAIGRDAASTSSSKLKAVPALDMMRYQRLSPDCLPLANGGGSGGVARKPASRSFRDDEGPAAATDGSRLASYLAASQADSKPPVRARAPQPPAARSPARDHGQHHPSDSSDTASPSSTGAGSGPVGGDVLLQWGHNKRSRCRRDSSAASSSASPSSQRRQTLGNGKIQRRASAPAPAEKLMPPPPATITRGSNLRSSSSFPPRVAGGDANHQLPHHGRSVEERSGGVHKRSSPDKAPHHKPPAAEHHMDSKNAHHHHHHHSNNHDSQLVAADNGTGAGEKLGGERLELPRIYISLSRKEKEDDFLVMKGTKLPQRPKKRAKNVDKSLQFVFPGMWLSDLTKGRYEVREKKCAKKCLPSGYRFELGTNINLCLVIWNAEAKRAEGDGEHGQRLGVKSAEERRRTSKEDGDVMCGGRERGVLC